In the Mycolicibacterium chubuense NBB4 genome, one interval contains:
- a CDS encoding helix-turn-helix domain-containing protein: MDGNASTDDGSEIIAALGAAIREHRTAAGLSQTRLAQLAGISRVYLNTVEAGNKCPTVVVLVHLARALGVEPATLLETQTLSTARH, translated from the coding sequence ATGGACGGCAATGCGTCCACGGACGACGGTTCGGAGATCATCGCCGCCCTCGGTGCGGCCATCCGTGAACACCGCACCGCCGCCGGCCTTTCGCAGACCAGGCTTGCCCAGCTCGCGGGAATCAGCCGGGTATATCTGAACACTGTCGAGGCGGGAAACAAGTGCCCGACCGTGGTGGTGCTGGTGCATCTGGCCCGCGCCCTCGGCGTTGAACCTGCAACCCTGTTGGAGACCCAGACGCTCAGTACGGCGCGGCACTGA
- a CDS encoding sulfite exporter TauE/SafE family protein — MTISLSLLFGAIIGVLLGLLGGGGSILAVPVLVYALGLDVAQAIPVSLVVIAVASAVGALPKVRANQVQWRLAAIFAAAGIPATFLGTAVGKHLPQQAIMIGFAVVMIAAGTRMLRDNGDTGTACKVDNEGINWRRCAPRSIPAGFVVGFLTGLFGVGGGFLIIPALVLMLGVEMSIAIGTSLLIITANSAAALFSHLHGAHIDWGITTAFVGTAIVGSLIAGHLGSKVDTSRLQHWFAYLVFAVAAYVLVDTLVLH, encoded by the coding sequence ATGACCATCAGCCTGTCACTACTCTTCGGTGCCATCATCGGCGTCCTGCTCGGACTCCTCGGCGGCGGCGGATCAATCCTGGCCGTACCCGTCCTGGTCTACGCCCTCGGATTGGACGTGGCCCAAGCCATCCCGGTCTCGCTGGTCGTCATCGCGGTCGCCTCGGCGGTGGGTGCGCTGCCCAAGGTGCGGGCCAATCAGGTGCAATGGCGACTGGCCGCCATCTTCGCCGCCGCCGGCATCCCCGCCACCTTCCTCGGAACCGCAGTCGGGAAACACCTTCCACAGCAGGCGATCATGATCGGGTTCGCCGTGGTGATGATCGCCGCCGGGACACGGATGCTGCGCGACAACGGCGACACCGGCACCGCCTGCAAGGTCGACAACGAAGGAATCAACTGGCGCCGCTGTGCACCTCGCTCCATCCCCGCCGGGTTCGTCGTCGGCTTCCTGACCGGACTGTTCGGCGTCGGCGGCGGCTTCCTCATCATCCCCGCGCTGGTGTTGATGCTCGGCGTGGAAATGTCCATCGCCATAGGAACCTCGCTGCTGATCATCACCGCGAACTCCGCAGCAGCACTGTTCTCACATCTACACGGCGCCCACATCGACTGGGGCATCACGACCGCGTTCGTCGGCACCGCCATCGTTGGATCGCTCATCGCCGGGCACCTTGGCAGCAAGGTCGACACCAGCCGACTCCAGCACTGGTTCGCCTACCTCGTCTTCGCCGTCGCCGCCTACGTCCTCGTCGACACCCTTGTTCTGCACTGA
- a CDS encoding metal-sensitive transcriptional regulator, protein MIGDEEAIGVVLNRLRRAHGQLAGVISMIEQGRDCKDVVTQLAAVSKALDKAGFKIVATGLRQCLTGETPANSQPMTEAELEKLLLALA, encoded by the coding sequence ATGATCGGTGACGAAGAGGCCATCGGCGTAGTGCTCAACCGGCTACGCCGCGCCCACGGTCAGTTGGCAGGCGTCATCTCGATGATCGAACAAGGCCGCGACTGCAAGGACGTCGTCACCCAACTGGCCGCCGTATCCAAGGCATTGGACAAAGCCGGATTCAAGATCGTCGCCACCGGTCTGCGCCAGTGCTTAACCGGGGAGACGCCGGCGAACTCACAGCCGATGACCGAAGCCGAGTTGGAGAAGCTGTTGCTCGCCCTGGCGTGA
- a CDS encoding DUF302 domain-containing protein — translation MNYALSTTLHTTFDDAVERTREALSEQGFGVLTEIDMKATLKAKLGEDMEDYLILGACNPPLAHRAMNADRQIGLLLPCNVVVRADAAHQGSVIIDAMDPQVMVQVSEEPKLRGVANDAAAKLQAAIDSLSDTPRTH, via the coding sequence ATGAACTACGCACTGTCGACAACACTGCACACCACCTTCGACGATGCCGTCGAACGCACACGCGAGGCACTGTCGGAGCAGGGTTTCGGCGTGCTCACCGAGATCGACATGAAGGCCACCCTAAAGGCCAAACTCGGTGAAGACATGGAGGACTACCTGATCCTCGGCGCGTGCAACCCGCCGTTGGCGCACCGCGCCATGAACGCCGACCGCCAGATCGGGTTGCTACTGCCGTGCAACGTCGTCGTCCGTGCTGACGCGGCTCATCAGGGTTCGGTGATCATCGACGCCATGGACCCGCAGGTGATGGTGCAGGTGTCCGAGGAACCGAAACTGCGCGGCGTCGCGAACGATGCCGCCGCGAAATTGCAGGCGGCCATCGATTCCCTCAGCGACACGCCCCGCACCCACTAA
- a CDS encoding MBL fold metallo-hydrolase yields MNVSIIETTGLGDRSYLITEGDVAVVVDPQRDIDRVLDLARDHDVRITHVLETHIHNDYVTGGLELAHVTGAEYVVPAGDDVAYQRRAIHDGDVIDAGPIQLQAVHTPGHTHHHVSYVLHDENGAAVGVFTGGSMLHGTTGRTDLLGDEHTHDLTHAQFHSVHRLADELPDDAEVYPTHGFGSFCSATPGSGDTSTIAEQRTNNPALTQDEQTYVDQLIAGLSAYPAYYAHMGVINSQGPAPVNLSTPTPVYPEELRRRIDAGEWVVDLRHRTAFAAGHLEGTVAFELSMSFVTYLGWLYTWGAPLTLIGDDHDQIASAQRELVRIGVDNVTGSAVGDVSRFANGTPLRSYRVSDFGDLAAALAVHDELTVLDVRQQGEYDGGHVTGSINIPLHELALRTEEVPAGEVWVHCGSGYRASIAASMLDRPDRTIVLVDDMFSNAGDRGLTAEGPA; encoded by the coding sequence ATGAACGTGTCCATCATCGAAACCACCGGACTCGGTGACCGCAGCTACCTGATCACCGAAGGCGATGTCGCCGTGGTCGTAGACCCCCAACGCGACATCGACCGCGTCCTCGACCTCGCCCGCGACCACGACGTCCGCATCACCCACGTCCTGGAAACCCACATCCACAACGACTACGTCACCGGCGGCCTGGAACTCGCCCACGTCACCGGAGCCGAATACGTGGTCCCCGCCGGCGACGACGTCGCCTATCAACGACGCGCCATTCACGATGGCGACGTCATCGACGCCGGACCCATCCAGCTACAGGCCGTTCACACCCCCGGCCACACCCACCACCACGTCAGCTACGTCCTGCACGACGAGAACGGCGCGGCGGTGGGTGTTTTCACCGGAGGGTCCATGCTGCACGGCACCACCGGGCGCACCGACCTGCTGGGCGACGAACACACTCACGACCTGACCCACGCCCAGTTCCACTCGGTGCACCGCCTCGCCGACGAACTTCCCGATGACGCCGAGGTGTATCCCACCCACGGATTCGGCAGCTTCTGCTCCGCCACCCCAGGCAGCGGCGACACCTCCACCATCGCCGAACAACGCACCAACAACCCGGCGCTGACCCAGGACGAGCAGACCTACGTCGACCAACTGATTGCTGGGCTTTCCGCCTACCCGGCCTACTACGCGCACATGGGTGTTATCAACAGCCAAGGACCCGCGCCCGTCAATCTCTCCACACCGACGCCGGTGTACCCCGAGGAGTTGCGTCGTCGCATCGACGCCGGGGAGTGGGTCGTGGACCTGCGCCACCGCACCGCATTCGCCGCGGGACACCTCGAAGGGACCGTTGCGTTCGAGTTATCCATGTCCTTCGTCACCTACCTCGGATGGCTGTATACGTGGGGCGCGCCGCTGACATTGATCGGAGACGACCACGACCAAATCGCTTCCGCGCAGCGCGAACTCGTTCGCATCGGCGTCGACAACGTCACCGGATCAGCAGTCGGTGACGTGTCCCGCTTCGCCAACGGCACACCGCTGCGGTCCTACCGAGTCTCCGACTTCGGCGACCTGGCGGCCGCACTAGCGGTCCATGACGAACTGACCGTTCTGGACGTCCGCCAACAGGGCGAGTACGACGGCGGGCACGTCACCGGATCGATCAACATCCCCTTGCATGAACTCGCCCTTCGGACCGAGGAGGTTCCCGCCGGAGAAGTGTGGGTGCACTGCGGATCGGGATACCGCGCCTCAATCGCCGCATCCATGCTGGACCGCCCCGACCGCACCATCGTGCTCGTCGACGACATGTTCAGCAACGCCGGAGACCGCGGACTGACGGCCGAGGGGCCGGCCTAA
- a CDS encoding NAD(P)/FAD-dependent oxidoreductase, translating into MTITGRHQILVVGGGTAGITVAARLLRKGYTDVAVIEPSTTHYYQPLWTLVGGGKAKASATARTEASVMPKGATWIMSAAIAFDPHNNTVTCADGATFEYDLLVVSPGIQLDWQSTEGLQQALGHDGVSSNYRFDLAPRTWDFIRGLRSGSAVFTVPSGAIKCAGAPQKIAYLAADYWRREGVLKDIDVHLVMPGARPFGIPSIADSLDDVIADYGITLHTHSEVTAVDAASRKVAVTSLAAGGTDTMLSYDVLHAVPRQSAPDWVKSSPLSTGDAAGYVDIDKHTMQHVRHPNVFSLGDAASSPNSKTGAAIRKQAPTVVDNIGAYLERRPLSATYDGYSSCPIVTSSHAMLLAEFDYDMALKPSIPVLDPTTPHRAYWYLKKYGLPFMYWNLMLKGRV; encoded by the coding sequence ATGACCATCACGGGAAGACACCAGATCCTCGTCGTCGGCGGCGGCACGGCGGGCATCACCGTCGCGGCGCGCCTGCTTCGCAAGGGCTACACCGACGTCGCGGTCATCGAGCCGTCGACCACCCACTACTACCAACCGCTGTGGACTCTCGTCGGGGGCGGCAAGGCCAAGGCGTCGGCGACCGCGCGCACCGAAGCCTCGGTCATGCCCAAGGGTGCGACCTGGATCATGAGTGCCGCCATCGCCTTCGATCCCCACAACAACACGGTCACCTGCGCTGACGGAGCCACTTTCGAATACGACCTGCTCGTCGTGAGTCCCGGCATCCAACTCGACTGGCAAAGCACCGAGGGGCTCCAGCAGGCCCTGGGCCATGACGGGGTGTCGTCGAACTACCGGTTCGATCTGGCCCCCCGCACCTGGGACTTCATCCGGGGCCTGCGATCGGGCAGCGCGGTGTTCACCGTTCCCTCCGGCGCGATCAAATGTGCCGGCGCACCGCAGAAGATCGCCTACCTTGCCGCTGACTACTGGCGACGAGAAGGTGTCCTCAAGGACATCGACGTGCACCTCGTCATGCCGGGTGCCCGTCCCTTCGGGATCCCATCGATCGCCGACAGTCTCGACGACGTGATCGCCGACTACGGCATCACCCTGCACACCCACTCCGAGGTGACCGCCGTCGATGCCGCCTCACGCAAGGTCGCCGTCACCAGCCTGGCCGCCGGCGGAACAGACACCATGTTGTCCTACGACGTGCTGCACGCGGTGCCGCGCCAATCGGCGCCGGACTGGGTCAAGTCCAGCCCCCTGTCGACCGGGGACGCCGCGGGCTACGTCGACATCGACAAGCACACCATGCAGCACGTCCGGCACCCCAACGTCTTCAGCCTCGGCGACGCCGCATCCTCGCCCAACTCCAAGACCGGTGCCGCCATCCGCAAGCAGGCACCCACCGTCGTCGACAACATCGGCGCCTACCTCGAAAGGCGACCGCTGAGCGCGACCTACGACGGCTACTCGTCGTGCCCGATCGTCACCTCCTCACACGCGATGCTCCTCGCCGAATTCGACTACGACATGGCGCTGAAACCCTCGATCCCCGTCCTCGACCCGACGACACCGCACCGCGCGTACTGGTACCTCAAGAAGTACGGACTGCCATTCATGTACTGGAACCTCATGCTCAAGGGCCGCGTCTAG
- a CDS encoding Imm61 family immunity protein, whose amino-acid sequence MGTDDAAGAHGPVGLSADCLGWARTAHYLAAAAEDGDLQLRSEAGAPTRYFVRRRGPDRLELTEAVDHDAEYPMLFVAEVDVLERYLVGLFADDIREDLDLPQLELSWSAADLADGYELSDMVRGYRTLKRTAGRPIAAAPDPTLSLLALVPLSHYMHWPIPDLKRSFLNPTGKPLLRAGRYAPRTGSRRR is encoded by the coding sequence GTGGGAACGGACGACGCCGCAGGGGCCCACGGACCAGTAGGGCTCAGTGCCGACTGCCTCGGCTGGGCCCGCACCGCGCACTACCTCGCCGCAGCCGCCGAGGACGGCGACCTTCAGTTGCGCTCCGAGGCGGGTGCCCCGACCCGGTATTTCGTCCGGCGCCGCGGCCCGGACCGGCTCGAACTCACCGAAGCCGTCGACCACGATGCCGAATACCCGATGCTCTTTGTTGCCGAGGTCGACGTCCTGGAGCGCTACCTCGTCGGGCTGTTCGCCGACGACATCCGCGAGGACCTCGATTTGCCGCAGCTTGAACTGAGCTGGAGCGCAGCGGATTTGGCGGACGGCTACGAGCTGAGCGACATGGTGCGTGGGTACCGGACGCTCAAGCGGACTGCCGGACGCCCGATCGCCGCAGCGCCAGATCCGACGCTCAGCTTGCTCGCCTTGGTCCCGCTATCGCATTACATGCACTGGCCGATCCCAGATCTCAAACGCTCGTTCCTCAACCCCACCGGCAAGCCGCTGTTGCGAGCTGGCCGCTATGCGCCTCGAACGGGCTCCCGGCGCCGGTGA